Genomic DNA from Thalassoroseus pseudoceratinae:
TTTGCGGGAATCTTGCCAGGCCACCAAGCGATTGTCGGCACACGAATTCCGCCTTCCCAGGTGCTGCCTTTGCCGCCACGAAGTGGTTTATTGACTGCTCCATGTCTTATTTGACCGCCGTTGTCAGAGGTGAAGATGACCAAGGTGTTATCCTGCAAATCCATTTCGCGGACCGCATCGAGAACCTGCCCGACACTCCAATCGACTTCTTCGACCCAATCCCCAAACAGTCCATGAGCACTCTTGCCCCGAAACCGTTCGCTGGGGTAAAGCGGAAAGTGAACCGCCGAGTGTGGCATGTAGAGGAAGAACGGTTCCTCATGATGATCACGAATGAAAGAAACCGCCTCTTCGGTATAGCGTTCGACGAGGGCCTGCTGGTCTTTCGGAAGCACTCGTTGAAGAACCGTTTCGTTCCTCAAGAGTGGGAGTGGCGGTTGACCTTTTCCTTTCCGATTTTTCGGAAGCGGACGGCCAAGATTGCTTTTGACACCGTCGGCTGCCGGTCCCATATCGTTGGAATATGGCAATCCGTAATAGTCGTCGAATCCTTGCCGAGTTGGGAGAAACTCTGGTTGATCCCCCAGGTGCCATTTCCCCACCATTCCGGTGGCGTAGCCCTGTTTCTTTAACAGCTCCGCAACGGTGATCTCGTCCGGATGCAAACCGACATCGTTACCAGGAAACAGAACGTGCGGAATGCTCAGGGCACGTTTCGGGTAGCTTCCCGTCATTAGTGACGCACGCGATGGCGAACAAACCGGAGCCGCATAATGACTGGCGAGCTTCCGACCCTCCTTGGCCATCCGATCCAAGTTTGGCGTCCGATTGACTTTGTTTCCGTACGGCCCGATGTCCCCGTAACCGAGATCATCAATGTTGATCACAATGAAGTTCGGCGACTGCGCAGCCTCCAAAATGTTTCCCCAGGTTAGGGAAATCAGAACAGCAACAAATCCCTTCAGCGAGCGGCTTATCATCGTGTGTGTTTTCTAATGAAAGGGTCTACGAAAAGCGGGACTCACAACGACCGTTGTGACCTAGTTTCTATCACACCCGTTCGACACTCAAATTACAATCCCACTCGCTTCACGCATCAGTGCTCACAAGTGCGACGCCTGGTCTTCTTGATGGATTCGCAAGAGGAAGAACGCATGCTTCCGATGAATGCTGTGAAACAGCTATGCTGGATACTTCGGCACAATGCGGGACAGTTCTCATTGCCTCTTCAATGCGGTAAAGTGCAGGTCTTCTCACCCGAAAGATCGCAAAATGAGGATACTGATTTTATGCTGCGTTTAGTGAAACTTGCTGGTGCCGTTGTGGTCGTGATGACGGCCAGTGCCTTTGGCTTCAAAGAGTGGAAGAGCGGTATCGAATGGCCGGAACCGAAAGTCGTCGATCCCGGCGATGCGGAAACGCCGCCTTCCGATGCCATCGTGCTATTCGATGGTGAAGATCTCTCGCAATGGCACAACGGAACCAGGTGGGAGATCCGCGACGGATACGCGATCTCGAAGATGGCCAGTATCACAACCAAAGAAAAGTTCGGCGACTGCCAACTTCACCTCGAGTTCGCAACTCCTGCCGAAGTCAAAAGCCAAGGGCAGGGCCGAGGAAACAGTGGCGTGTACTTAATGAATCGTTACGAAGTCCAGATTTTGGACTCTTACGAGAACGCCACCTATCACGATGGACAATGTGCGTCCATCTACAAGCAGTATCCCCCGCTCGTCAACGCGTGTCGAAAACCGGGGGAATGGCAGACCTACGACATTCTCTTCGAAGCTCCCCGGTTCGATGAGCATGGTTCACTCACGCGTCCCGGTTACATGACGGTTTTGCAGAATGGGGTCGTGGTGCAGAACCGAACTGAACTTCTCGGCGGGACATCGTATATTGCCCCACCGAAGTATACCAAGCACTCGGATAAGGAGCCGATTAGCTTGCAATTTCACGGCAATCCCGTTCGATTCCGGAACATCTGGCTCCGACCGCTCGAAGCCCGTCAGCCGGAATATCCGACGGAAGGATAGTTAAATTCGGATCGCGACCACCTATTTGGGAAGCGGTCCGAACATTGGCGTGAATGGGAACAGAAATTTGGAGTTCGATTCGTATTGGCCTTCGCCGTCTTCATAACGACGACCATGCCACCAGTTGAGCCGAACCCGAGACCAAAACGGCGTGTAGTCCCAGCCCCATGTACCCTC
This window encodes:
- a CDS encoding 3-keto-disaccharide hydrolase, yielding MLRLVKLAGAVVVVMTASAFGFKEWKSGIEWPEPKVVDPGDAETPPSDAIVLFDGEDLSQWHNGTRWEIRDGYAISKMASITTKEKFGDCQLHLEFATPAEVKSQGQGRGNSGVYLMNRYEVQILDSYENATYHDGQCASIYKQYPPLVNACRKPGEWQTYDILFEAPRFDEHGSLTRPGYMTVLQNGVVVQNRTELLGGTSYIAPPKYTKHSDKEPISLQFHGNPVRFRNIWLRPLEARQPEYPTEG
- a CDS encoding sulfatase family protein, whose translation is MISRSLKGFVAVLISLTWGNILEAAQSPNFIVINIDDLGYGDIGPYGNKVNRTPNLDRMAKEGRKLASHYAAPVCSPSRASLMTGSYPKRALSIPHVLFPGNDVGLHPDEITVAELLKKQGYATGMVGKWHLGDQPEFLPTRQGFDDYYGLPYSNDMGPAADGVKSNLGRPLPKNRKGKGQPPLPLLRNETVLQRVLPKDQQALVERYTEEAVSFIRDHHEEPFFLYMPHSAVHFPLYPSERFRGKSAHGLFGDWVEEVDWSVGQVLDAVREMDLQDNTLVIFTSDNGGQIRHGAVNKPLRGGKGSTWEGGIRVPTIAWWPGKIPANTETFAITSMMDILPTFTKLAGGELPPNRKIDGHNIRPILFGQEDAETPYEEFYYFRGLNLQAVRSGPWKLILKSGELYNLDADISESNNVAKANPYVVKLLRDIAAKTKDDLGTEGVGPGCRPLGRVKNARPLINYDGKVRPGFEPDQSE